A genomic segment from Candidatus Viadribacter manganicus encodes:
- a CDS encoding Gmad2 immunoglobulin-like domain-containing protein, translating to MSMLRTKRFIAVAVAVLGLAACSQPQEAPDTETTIAAETPVVVIATPASGARVTSPLVVEGTAPGDWYFEAQFAGQLRGADGAVLAQAPARAQEDWMTEAPVPYRAEFTFAVTQDTPATIVLQEDMPADNAHPREVTIPVVLTPAG from the coding sequence ATGAGTATGCTTCGCACTAAGCGCTTCATCGCCGTCGCTGTCGCCGTGCTGGGCCTCGCTGCCTGCTCGCAGCCTCAAGAAGCACCCGACACGGAAACGACCATAGCTGCAGAGACGCCAGTTGTTGTGATTGCAACGCCCGCTTCTGGCGCGCGCGTCACGAGCCCGCTTGTGGTCGAAGGTACGGCGCCTGGCGATTGGTATTTCGAGGCGCAGTTTGCCGGCCAGTTGCGCGGCGCCGATGGCGCGGTGCTCGCGCAGGCGCCAGCGCGCGCTCAAGAAGACTGGATGACCGAGGCGCCGGTGCCGTATCGCGCTGAGTTCACGTTCGCCGTCACGCAGGACACACCCGCGACAATCGTTCTGCAAGAAGACATGCCCGCCGATAACGCGCATCCGCGCGAAGTGACTATTCCGGTGGTGCTGACGCCCGCGGGGTAA
- a CDS encoding protease inhibitor I42 family protein — protein sequence MIRSVLVAAAIALAACTPAQEAKEEVAPVANNNGGVAAPTPNDVTVHITAEQNGQIVNVAVDQRFAIELVGVPTAGYVWAPAQVPAFVTRAGETSGNTTEAQSQPGFVGGNHWEVTMFAATAAGSGDIIMEQRRPWEDASAAPNQTFRVTIVAQ from the coding sequence ATGATCCGGTCAGTCTTGGTCGCGGCGGCAATCGCGCTCGCTGCATGCACGCCCGCGCAAGAAGCAAAAGAAGAGGTGGCGCCGGTGGCCAACAACAATGGCGGCGTCGCCGCGCCGACGCCGAATGATGTCACCGTTCACATCACCGCCGAGCAGAACGGTCAGATCGTCAACGTTGCGGTCGATCAGCGGTTTGCAATCGAACTCGTTGGCGTGCCGACGGCGGGATATGTCTGGGCGCCGGCGCAGGTGCCGGCTTTCGTGACGCGCGCGGGCGAAACCTCCGGCAACACGACCGAAGCACAGAGCCAACCAGGCTTCGTCGGTGGCAACCATTGGGAGGTCACGATGTTCGCGGCGACGGCCGCAGGATCGGGCGACATCATCATGGAGCAGCGCCGTCCTTGGGAAGATGCGAGCGCTGCGCCGAACCAGACCTTCCGCGTCACCATAGTCGCGCAATAG
- a CDS encoding M20/M25/M40 family metallo-hydrolase, which produces MVRLILAGFALVLVALAGFVGYRTMSFTAPPPPASVEVPDTSTYTIDVAAAAARLSQAIRFRTVSLVEEGEDRTPFTDFQQWIITNYPAFNAATRRETVSDLSVVYTWEGSDPAQPPMLLLAHQDVVPVPDDTREAWSVDPFAGVIRDDVVWGRGAVDDKGSLVSLLEAAEYLAAQGKRPVRTIIFAFGHDEEIGGDDGAVQIARILGERGVRAWFVLDEGMAAIMEHPLTGGPASMIGIAERGFGTMRVHAVGQPGHSSMPPPETAVSLVSEAVVRIHDMPIEQRLEGGPAIEMMRALSPEISLTNRMAVSNEWLFAPLLRARMSENRTARALMGTTVAPTMINGGVRPNVLPAEATAMINYRFHPRDTAANILTRARAEVADMEGVDVDWAEPPRDATGVSSTTSTSYALLAALSHRVMPDAPVAPGLVLAGTDSRHYSDVSENVYRFQPMMFSDEDLAGIHGIDEHLSFDNLERTIRFYIGLMEAGAMQ; this is translated from the coding sequence ATGGTGCGTCTGATACTTGCGGGCTTTGCGCTCGTGCTTGTCGCGTTGGCCGGATTTGTCGGCTACCGCACGATGTCGTTCACTGCGCCGCCGCCGCCCGCGAGCGTGGAAGTCCCTGACACCTCAACCTACACAATCGATGTCGCCGCTGCCGCTGCGCGGCTTTCTCAGGCCATTCGTTTTCGCACCGTCTCACTCGTTGAAGAGGGCGAAGACCGCACGCCATTCACCGATTTCCAGCAATGGATCATCACGAATTATCCTGCCTTCAACGCCGCCACGCGCCGCGAGACGGTCAGCGATTTGAGTGTTGTCTATACCTGGGAAGGCAGTGACCCCGCGCAGCCGCCAATGTTGCTGCTCGCGCACCAGGACGTTGTGCCCGTGCCGGATGACACGCGCGAAGCATGGTCAGTCGATCCGTTCGCCGGTGTTATCCGCGACGATGTCGTGTGGGGGCGCGGCGCCGTCGACGATAAAGGCTCGCTCGTTTCTCTCTTGGAGGCTGCTGAATATCTCGCAGCGCAAGGCAAGCGCCCGGTGCGCACAATCATCTTCGCCTTCGGGCACGATGAAGAGATCGGCGGCGACGATGGCGCTGTGCAGATTGCACGCATCCTCGGTGAGCGCGGCGTCCGCGCTTGGTTTGTCCTCGATGAGGGCATGGCTGCAATCATGGAGCATCCGCTCACGGGCGGTCCGGCTTCGATGATAGGCATCGCTGAGCGCGGCTTTGGAACGATGCGCGTGCATGCTGTGGGTCAGCCGGGACACTCCTCCATGCCGCCGCCGGAAACCGCGGTTTCGCTCGTCTCCGAAGCCGTCGTCCGCATCCACGACATGCCGATCGAGCAGCGTTTAGAAGGCGGGCCGGCCATTGAAATGATGCGGGCTCTGTCGCCGGAGATTTCGCTCACCAATCGTATGGCGGTCTCCAACGAATGGTTGTTTGCGCCGTTGCTGCGCGCACGCATGTCCGAAAATCGAACCGCGCGCGCTCTTATGGGCACCACGGTTGCGCCTACGATGATCAATGGCGGCGTGCGTCCGAACGTGCTGCCGGCGGAAGCCACGGCGATGATCAATTATCGCTTCCATCCACGCGACACCGCCGCCAACATTCTCACCCGCGCGCGAGCCGAAGTGGCGGATATGGAAGGCGTAGATGTCGATTGGGCGGAGCCGCCGCGCGATGCGACGGGGGTCTCAAGCACAACCAGCACAAGTTACGCCTTGCTCGCCGCGCTCTCGCATCGCGTCATGCCGGACGCACCCGTTGCCCCCGGTCTCGTGCTGGCGGGTACGGATTCGCGGCACTATTCGGATGTCTCTGAGAACGTTTATCGTTTCCAGCCGATGATGTTCAGCGACGAGGATCTCGCGGGCATTCATGGCATCGACGAGCATCTCAGCTTCGACAATCTCGAACGCACAATCAGATTCTATATTGGCCTCATGGAAGCAGGAGCGATGCAATGA
- a CDS encoding cold-shock protein, whose amino-acid sequence MASGTVKFFNTTKGFGFIAPEGGGKDVFVHISAVERAGLRGLNDGQKVSFELEKDRQGRESATNLKVD is encoded by the coding sequence ATGGCATCAGGCACAGTTAAATTCTTCAATACCACCAAAGGCTTCGGCTTCATCGCACCGGAAGGCGGCGGCAAGGACGTGTTCGTCCACATTTCCGCTGTTGAGCGCGCCGGCCTGCGTGGCCTCAATGACGGCCAAAAGGTTTCGTTCGAACTCGAAAAGGACCGTCAGGGCCGCGAGTCAGCCACGAATCTGAAGGTCGACTAA
- the ccrA gene encoding crotonyl-CoA carboxylase/reductase — MTQPNLKAVKDIYGIGEIPPAYHVPEKMWAWAIRKERHGRPLSAMQLEQVPVPTVGEDEVLVLVMAAGVNYNGVWAALGEPMSVLDVHKQPYHVAGSDASGIVWAVGSKVKRWKPGDEVVIHCNQDDGDDEECNGGDPMFSPTQKIWGYETTDGSFAQFCKVQARQLMPRPQHLTWEEAACYTLTLATAYRMLFGWRPNVLRPGQNVLVWGASGGLGVFAVQLCAVSGAHAIGVVSDDDKKDYVLSMGAKAVLNRKEFDCWGQLPKVNGEGFAEYMKEVGKFGKAVRAITGGKDPDIVFEHPGESTFPVSVRIVKRGGMVVICAGTTGYNLTMDARYLWMHQKRVQGSHFAHLYHASQANQLVIDRRIDPAMSEVLPWDKIPDAHEKMLDNRHQPGNMAVLVNAQRSGLRTFEDVLELSGSRS, encoded by the coding sequence ATGACTCAACCCAATCTCAAGGCGGTGAAGGACATTTACGGCATTGGGGAGATCCCGCCCGCCTATCACGTGCCGGAAAAGATGTGGGCTTGGGCGATCCGCAAGGAGCGCCATGGGCGCCCGCTTTCGGCCATGCAACTTGAGCAGGTGCCGGTGCCGACCGTGGGCGAAGACGAAGTGCTCGTCCTCGTGATGGCCGCTGGCGTGAACTATAACGGCGTTTGGGCCGCACTCGGTGAGCCGATGAGTGTGCTCGACGTGCACAAGCAGCCCTACCATGTGGCGGGCTCGGATGCGTCCGGCATCGTTTGGGCTGTTGGCTCGAAAGTGAAGCGCTGGAAGCCAGGCGATGAGGTCGTCATCCATTGCAACCAGGACGACGGCGACGATGAAGAGTGCAACGGCGGTGATCCGATGTTCTCGCCGACGCAGAAGATCTGGGGCTACGAGACGACCGACGGCTCGTTCGCGCAATTCTGCAAAGTGCAAGCGCGTCAGCTGATGCCGCGTCCGCAGCACCTCACTTGGGAAGAGGCGGCTTGCTACACGCTGACGCTCGCCACCGCTTACCGCATGCTGTTCGGTTGGCGTCCGAACGTGCTCCGTCCGGGTCAAAACGTGCTCGTCTGGGGCGCTTCGGGCGGTCTTGGTGTGTTCGCTGTTCAGCTCTGCGCCGTCTCTGGCGCGCACGCGATCGGCGTCGTCTCTGACGACGACAAGAAAGATTATGTTCTGTCGATGGGCGCGAAGGCCGTGCTCAACCGCAAAGAGTTCGATTGTTGGGGTCAGCTGCCGAAAGTGAATGGCGAGGGCTTTGCAGAATACATGAAGGAAGTGGGCAAGTTCGGCAAAGCCGTGCGCGCCATCACGGGCGGCAAAGATCCCGACATCGTATTCGAGCACCCGGGTGAATCGACGTTCCCGGTCTCGGTGCGCATCGTGAAGCGCGGCGGCATGGTCGTGATCTGCGCCGGCACCACGGGCTATAATCTCACCATGGATGCGCGCTATCTGTGGATGCACCAAAAGCGCGTGCAGGGGTCACACTTCGCGCACCTTTATCACGCCAGCCAAGCCAACCAGCTCGTCATCGATCGCCGCATCGATCCGGCGATGTCGGAGGTGTTGCCCTGGGACAAAATCCCGGATGCGCACGAAAAGATGCTCGATAACAGGCACCAGCCGGGCAACATGGCCGTGCTCGTCAACGCGCAACGAAGTGGTCTGCGCACGTTTGAGGATGTGCTGGAACTCAGCGGCTCACGAAGCTGA
- a CDS encoding DUF2007 domain-containing protein: MKQVYAPANLAEAHMLAHMLEQNGVAAHVHGEALLGGVGELPAGGLLQLMVAKDDYDRARALIAEWERSSASPADETTRKPRAPIWMGLIVFVIGVGGGWMLKTAAEQSVLPITSDEVRSDVNNDGSDDTIYSYRIGATYPFKGVFDLNFDGTMDATERYNASGVTITRDADENGDGFVESHTTYTDANPIRTSIDRNRDGLPDIQVHFRNGVVSHEEIRELSGGGVVRVNYYANFLLNRSESDLDGDGFAETVRTYNEAGEITSTQTRSQN, from the coding sequence ATGAAGCAAGTCTACGCCCCGGCGAATTTGGCCGAAGCGCACATGCTGGCGCACATGCTTGAGCAAAACGGCGTGGCGGCTCATGTTCACGGCGAAGCGCTCCTGGGCGGTGTCGGCGAATTGCCGGCAGGCGGACTCTTGCAACTCATGGTCGCCAAAGACGACTACGACCGCGCCCGCGCTCTGATCGCAGAATGGGAACGCTCCAGCGCATCGCCGGCCGATGAAACCACACGCAAGCCGCGCGCGCCTATTTGGATGGGGCTCATCGTCTTTGTGATCGGCGTTGGCGGTGGATGGATGCTCAAGACCGCCGCCGAACAGAGCGTGCTGCCGATTACGTCAGATGAAGTACGCAGCGATGTGAACAACGATGGATCGGATGATACGATCTATTCTTATCGGATCGGCGCAACTTATCCATTCAAAGGCGTGTTCGATCTCAACTTCGACGGAACGATGGACGCGACGGAGCGCTACAATGCATCGGGCGTAACGATAACGCGCGACGCCGATGAGAACGGCGACGGCTTCGTGGAGAGCCACACAACTTACACCGACGCCAATCCGATCCGCACCAGCATTGATCGCAATCGCGACGGCTTGCCTGACATCCAAGTCCACTTCCGCAACGGCGTCGTGAGCCACGAAGAAATTCGCGAACTCTCAGGCGGAGGTGTTGTGCGCGTGAACTATTACGCGAACTTTCTGCTCAATCGCTCCGAAAGCGATCTCGACGGCGACGGATTTGCCGAAACCGTCCGCACGTACAATGAAGCGGGCGAAATCACGTCAACCCAAACGCGGTCGCAAAACTAG
- a CDS encoding protein meaA codes for MATPFQHPADPPWIFRTYAGHSTPAESNKLYRANLAKGQTGLSVAFDLPTQTGYDSDHILARGEVGKVGVPVGHLGDMRALFDAIPLEQMNTSMTINAPAAWLLALYVALAEEQGADRKKLTGTTQNDILKEYLSRGTYIFPPAPSLKLTADTIAWSLDAIPKWNAMNVCSYHLQEAGATPEQELAFALAAAIAVLDEVKARGEVAPDRFAAVFSRISFFVNAGMRFITELSKMRAFVQLWDEIGRERYGVDDEKARRFRYGVQVNSLGLTEQQAENNVYRILLETLAVTLSKDARARAVQLPAWNEALGLPRPWDQQWSLRMQQVLAYETDLLEFEDIFDGSKVIEAKVAQLVEGARAELARLEASGGAVANVDYMKAALVDSNRRRIEQIEAGGQKVIGVNAFTEGEPSPLEAGEKNIQVVDLAAEAEQIARLKAWRGARNGVGAETALAQLEADARANKNVMPASIAAAKAGATTGEWAATLRRVYGEYRGPTGVALVIESASEDVEIVKQDVAALSEKLGRQLTFLVGKPGLDGHSNGAEQIAARARAVGMDAIYEGIRLTPAEIVTAAKEKKAHAVGLSILSGSHLDLVQEVVRLMRAEGLENVPLIVGGIIPPVDALALKQMGVAGVYTPKDFKITGIMSDVVKLVAARA; via the coding sequence ATGGCGACTCCCTTTCAGCACCCAGCCGATCCGCCGTGGATTTTCCGCACCTATGCAGGGCACTCGACGCCTGCGGAGTCGAACAAGCTTTATCGGGCGAACCTCGCCAAAGGACAGACTGGGCTCTCCGTGGCATTCGATCTGCCAACCCAGACCGGTTACGATAGCGACCACATTCTCGCGCGAGGCGAAGTCGGCAAGGTCGGCGTGCCGGTCGGCCATCTGGGCGACATGCGCGCGCTGTTCGACGCAATCCCGCTCGAACAGATGAACACGTCAATGACGATCAACGCGCCGGCGGCGTGGTTGCTGGCGCTCTATGTCGCGCTTGCCGAAGAACAAGGCGCTGATCGCAAGAAGCTGACCGGCACCACGCAGAACGACATCCTCAAAGAATATCTTTCACGCGGCACATACATCTTCCCGCCCGCGCCGAGCCTTAAGCTCACCGCGGATACGATAGCCTGGAGCCTCGACGCGATTCCGAAATGGAACGCGATGAACGTGTGCTCGTACCATTTGCAGGAAGCGGGCGCGACGCCAGAGCAAGAACTTGCTTTCGCGCTCGCTGCCGCAATTGCGGTGCTGGATGAAGTGAAAGCGCGCGGCGAAGTCGCGCCTGATCGCTTTGCGGCCGTGTTCTCGCGCATATCGTTCTTTGTGAACGCGGGTATGCGCTTCATCACCGAGCTTTCGAAAATGCGCGCATTCGTCCAGCTCTGGGATGAGATCGGCCGCGAGCGCTACGGCGTGGACGACGAGAAGGCCCGGCGCTTCCGCTATGGCGTACAGGTCAACTCGCTGGGATTGACCGAACAACAAGCCGAAAACAACGTCTATCGCATCTTGCTGGAAACACTGGCGGTGACGCTCTCGAAAGATGCGCGGGCGCGCGCAGTGCAATTGCCGGCATGGAATGAGGCGCTCGGCCTGCCGCGCCCGTGGGATCAGCAATGGTCGCTGCGCATGCAGCAGGTGCTGGCTTACGAGACGGACTTGCTCGAATTCGAAGACATCTTCGATGGATCGAAGGTGATAGAAGCGAAGGTTGCGCAATTGGTCGAGGGCGCGCGCGCCGAATTGGCCAGGCTTGAAGCAAGCGGCGGCGCGGTAGCGAACGTCGACTACATGAAGGCGGCCTTAGTGGACTCCAATCGCCGCCGCATCGAACAAATCGAAGCCGGCGGCCAGAAGGTCATCGGCGTCAACGCCTTCACCGAGGGCGAGCCCTCACCGCTCGAAGCTGGCGAGAAGAATATTCAGGTCGTCGATCTCGCGGCCGAAGCCGAACAGATCGCGCGATTGAAAGCGTGGCGCGGCGCGCGCAATGGCGTTGGCGCCGAAACGGCGCTGGCGCAGCTGGAAGCGGATGCACGCGCCAACAAGAATGTGATGCCTGCTTCCATCGCTGCGGCGAAAGCGGGCGCGACCACAGGCGAATGGGCAGCGACCCTACGGCGCGTCTACGGCGAGTATCGCGGACCGACCGGCGTTGCGCTTGTGATCGAAAGCGCCAGCGAGGACGTTGAAATCGTCAAGCAGGACGTCGCCGCGCTCAGCGAGAAGCTCGGCCGCCAACTCACGTTCCTGGTCGGCAAGCCAGGACTCGATGGCCACTCCAACGGCGCCGAACAAATCGCGGCGCGGGCGCGCGCCGTCGGCATGGACGCGATCTACGAAGGCATTCGCCTGACGCCGGCCGAAATCGTGACCGCCGCCAAAGAGAAGAAGGCGCACGCTGTGGGCCTCTCCATCCTCTCCGGCTCGCATCTCGATCTTGTGCAAGAAGTCGTGCGCCTGATGCGCGCTGAGGGGCTTGAGAATGTGCCTCTCATTGTTGGCGGCATCATCCCGCCGGTGGACGCACTGGCGCTGAAGCAGATGGGCGTCGCCGGCGTCTACACCCCCAAAGACTTCAAAATCACCGGCATCATGAGCGATGTCGTGAAATTGGTCGCCGCGCGTGCGTGA
- a CDS encoding class I SAM-dependent methyltransferase codes for MREPKAMAPARIKWALELLQIEKSSNVFEIGCGSGIAAQRICPVLGRGSYLGIDRSPAAIKASIARNANYVKAGRAFFIENTFNAEDREPALFDRILAVNVNAFWSGDGAEVIDVRRLMHRQSLFAQVYEPPEAAQRAKIARILKKRLAPHFSNVTTKLHTIAGVALLGVVATGESPKPA; via the coding sequence GTGCGTGAGCCAAAGGCGATGGCGCCTGCTCGCATCAAGTGGGCGCTGGAGCTTTTGCAGATTGAGAAATCCAGCAATGTATTCGAGATCGGCTGCGGCAGCGGCATCGCGGCGCAACGTATTTGCCCGGTGCTGGGGCGCGGCAGCTATCTCGGCATTGATCGCTCACCTGCCGCGATCAAGGCGTCAATCGCGCGCAACGCAAACTACGTGAAAGCCGGCCGGGCGTTCTTCATAGAAAACACGTTCAACGCGGAAGATCGCGAACCCGCACTATTTGATCGCATTCTCGCGGTGAACGTCAACGCGTTTTGGAGCGGTGACGGCGCCGAGGTGATCGACGTGCGCCGGCTCATGCATAGGCAAAGCCTGTTCGCGCAAGTCTATGAGCCGCCGGAAGCGGCGCAGCGCGCCAAGATCGCACGCATCCTGAAGAAGCGCTTGGCGCCGCATTTTTCGAACGTGACGACGAAGTTGCACACAATAGCCGGCGTCGCGCTGCTTGGCGTCGTCGCCACCGGCGAAAGTCCCAAGCCGGCATGA
- a CDS encoding GNAT family N-acetyltransferase produces the protein MSSSPTAADIDRATIVSWPAAVTEDRNGWICLAAGGVTGRVNAAWPLDWRGGDLDAGIDDIEAWYVARNLPPRFKITEGACEPSNLSARLAERGYECVMPTLVMTAPVCAISPQEDVKLYTALPPAFDAVIRETSKDDAEYDERLSIALRAPQPAVFAVIEHEGRPVAIGMSAAAGELAGVFLMRTAPEARRRGLARRIFRALMARCSEWKVQTAFLQVEDNNANAIGLYESEGFTRLTSYSFWRKP, from the coding sequence ATGAGCTCAAGTCCAACCGCCGCCGACATCGACCGGGCCACGATCGTGTCTTGGCCGGCGGCGGTCACGGAAGATCGAAACGGCTGGATTTGCCTTGCTGCGGGCGGCGTAACCGGACGGGTCAATGCCGCCTGGCCGCTGGATTGGCGCGGCGGCGATCTTGATGCAGGGATCGACGACATCGAGGCTTGGTATGTCGCACGCAACTTGCCGCCGCGCTTCAAGATCACCGAAGGCGCGTGCGAGCCTAGCAACCTTTCCGCGCGCTTGGCCGAACGTGGCTATGAGTGCGTCATGCCCACGTTGGTGATGACGGCGCCCGTTTGCGCGATCTCCCCACAAGAAGACGTCAAGCTCTACACGGCGTTGCCGCCAGCCTTCGATGCGGTGATCCGCGAGACGTCAAAGGACGACGCAGAATACGATGAGCGCCTCAGCATCGCGCTCCGCGCTCCACAGCCGGCGGTCTTTGCCGTGATCGAGCACGAGGGCCGCCCGGTGGCGATCGGCATGTCCGCCGCCGCAGGCGAGCTCGCGGGCGTCTTCCTCATGCGCACGGCGCCGGAAGCGCGACGTCGGGGTTTAGCGCGCCGCATCTTCCGCGCACTGATGGCGCGCTGCTCCGAATGGAAGGTGCAGACCGCGTTTCTGCAGGTTGAAGATAACAACGCCAATGCGATCGGGCTCTATGAAAGCGAAGGCTTCACACGTCTCACAAGCTATAGCTTCTGGCGCAAGCCTTAG
- a CDS encoding EI24 domain-containing protein: protein MTRAMTAILGGLKDVIFGRLTWLALINLVVAGTITVFAARAGLTYLVPLIPDSGGWLGYISMAGSFVASVAVIVLAIALSPAISMVVGGALFDIAAERIEKKVGAPTSKGVPIEQGILNGLRIALPALALNLLVIPLYFIPVVNAFTFYVLNGFLMGREYATITAARHMSYQDAVALRKRFGSSVFMIGLACSLVPFLAPLVGASAMTRFIHSVR, encoded by the coding sequence GTGACACGTGCAATGACAGCTATCCTCGGTGGCTTGAAGGACGTCATCTTTGGCCGTCTGACCTGGCTGGCGCTGATTAACCTCGTTGTCGCCGGCACGATTACGGTCTTCGCGGCGCGCGCAGGGTTGACGTACCTGGTGCCGCTCATTCCCGATAGCGGCGGCTGGCTTGGCTACATTTCCATGGCCGGTTCATTCGTTGCGAGCGTCGCCGTTATCGTACTTGCGATCGCACTTTCTCCTGCGATCTCCATGGTGGTCGGTGGCGCGTTATTCGACATCGCCGCCGAGCGCATCGAGAAGAAGGTCGGCGCCCCGACGTCGAAGGGCGTGCCGATAGAGCAAGGCATCTTGAACGGGCTGCGCATTGCGTTGCCGGCGCTCGCGCTCAACCTGCTAGTGATCCCGCTCTATTTTATACCGGTGGTCAACGCCTTCACGTTCTACGTGTTGAACGGCTTTTTGATGGGCCGCGAGTACGCAACGATCACCGCGGCGCGACACATGAGCTATCAAGACGCCGTCGCGCTTCGGAAGCGTTTTGGCAGTTCGGTATTTATGATCGGCCTCGCGTGCTCGCTTGTGCCGTTCCTCGCTCCGCTCGTTGGCGCTAGCGCCATGACGCGCTTCATCCATTCGGTGCGCTAA
- the lepB gene encoding signal peptidase I, which yields MGDRRWLNEGVEWAKTLGAAFVAYLAFTTVAFAQYRIPSESMVPHIEVGDRVTVSKFAYGYSRFSLPFDIGLALPRAEHRLFEQMPQRGDVVVFIHPVTNAVMIKRAIGLPGDVIEMRDGVLLIDGRAVETTEPHLLMRQVHPRGREWAERYNETLPGGVTHAVHNLTSGAPLDNFGPYTVPAGHIFFMGDNRDNSLDSRWSGMGPVPIENLIGRAEIIYATAISSCGRDHTVACPMDRWMRPLHY from the coding sequence ATGGGCGATCGTCGTTGGCTCAATGAAGGTGTGGAATGGGCGAAGACGCTTGGGGCCGCGTTCGTCGCGTACCTGGCGTTCACCACGGTGGCGTTCGCACAATACCGGATCCCGTCCGAAAGCATGGTGCCGCACATTGAAGTCGGCGACCGCGTTACTGTTTCCAAGTTCGCGTACGGCTACAGCCGCTTTTCGTTGCCTTTCGACATCGGCCTTGCGTTGCCGCGCGCCGAGCACCGCTTGTTCGAACAGATGCCGCAACGTGGCGATGTCGTCGTGTTCATTCATCCGGTGACCAACGCGGTGATGATCAAGCGCGCGATCGGGTTGCCGGGTGATGTCATCGAAATGCGCGATGGCGTGTTGCTGATAGATGGCCGCGCTGTCGAGACGACAGAGCCGCATTTGCTCATGCGCCAAGTTCATCCGCGTGGGCGCGAGTGGGCTGAGCGCTACAACGAAACGCTGCCCGGGGGCGTTACGCATGCCGTGCACAACCTCACCAGCGGCGCGCCGCTGGACAATTTCGGGCCTTACACGGTGCCGGCAGGGCACATCTTTTTCATGGGCGACAATCGCGACAACTCACTCGATAGCCGCTGGAGCGGCATGGGTCCGGTGCCGATTGAAAATCTAATAGGCCGCGCTGAGATCATTTACGCCACGGCGATTTCGTCATGCGGACGCGATCACACGGTTGCGTGTCCGATGGATCGCTGGATGCGGCCGCTGCACTACTGA
- a CDS encoding DMT family transporter, protein MSGHDGRGKAALAALTGASLIGLAPIAIRLSEVGPNATNFWRFLFALPILAVWAAMSRPIPSRTQTLWLVLGGALFGLEISLWAVALNLTTITNATLLVNLTPVFAALFGWLWLKERLSPAILAGGAVALVGAVTLALARAQSGSGPAAAEHGWLGDLLSLLGAVFYAGYLMVVRAMGKTVSVGAVMFWATLAAACVAGAMSLALGEVLLPQTWFGWALVIGLGLWVQVGGQGLIAYGVGRLPIVVSTVLLWMQPLVAAALSWILFDEALSATALFGAALVLAGIFAVQRSRQ, encoded by the coding sequence ATGAGCGGACATGACGGGCGGGGAAAAGCGGCGCTGGCGGCGTTAACGGGTGCGTCCTTGATCGGGCTCGCGCCGATCGCCATTCGGCTCTCCGAGGTGGGTCCGAACGCCACCAACTTCTGGCGATTCTTATTTGCGCTGCCGATTCTCGCGGTCTGGGCGGCGATGAGCCGACCGATTCCCTCCCGGACCCAGACTCTCTGGCTTGTGCTCGGCGGCGCGCTGTTTGGCCTTGAGATTTCACTTTGGGCGGTGGCGCTCAATCTCACCACCATTACCAACGCCACCCTTCTAGTGAACCTTACCCCGGTTTTTGCCGCCTTGTTCGGCTGGTTATGGCTGAAGGAGCGCCTCAGTCCGGCGATCTTGGCGGGCGGCGCGGTGGCCCTGGTGGGCGCTGTCACGCTTGCCTTGGCGCGCGCGCAGTCCGGCAGCGGACCCGCCGCGGCCGAACACGGCTGGCTTGGGGATTTGCTCTCTCTGCTCGGCGCGGTGTTCTACGCCGGCTACCTGATGGTCGTGCGGGCGATGGGCAAAACCGTGAGCGTTGGCGCCGTGATGTTCTGGGCCACGCTCGCCGCCGCATGTGTGGCGGGCGCGATGAGTCTTGCGCTGGGTGAAGTGCTGTTGCCGCAAACCTGGTTCGGCTGGGCCTTGGTGATTGGACTTGGGCTTTGGGTGCAAGTCGGCGGGCAGGGGCTCATCGCCTACGGCGTTGGACGCCTACCGATTGTCGTATCGACGGTGCTGTTGTGGATGCAGCCGCTCGTTGCGGCGGCGCTCTCGTGGATATTGTTCGACGAAGCGTTGAGCGCGACCGCATTGTTCGGCGCAGCGCTAGTTCTTGCTGGTATTTTCGCAGTGCAGCGCAGCCGTCAGTAG